One region of Chiloscyllium plagiosum isolate BGI_BamShark_2017 unplaced genomic scaffold, ASM401019v2 scaf_37283, whole genome shotgun sequence genomic DNA includes:
- the LOC122546115 gene encoding LOW QUALITY PROTEIN: uncharacterized protein LOC122546115 (The sequence of the model RefSeq protein was modified relative to this genomic sequence to represent the inferred CDS: substituted 1 base at 1 genomic stop codon): MVSVVRDPITPGQDCGRNQCNPLYLTIKNLGDNGASLNGTILGIRVGGHTGQEGVQLCCTYITVIEAESGGSSATDEQGKIRIIEVTDLEKTFEIETGYGKANAWMAWVKYTVRSRKKSDCYACTSARPNPQMVPFPLGWEKHPRALDCMVRLYQDRVAWNDSTCRPLCFTFPPDRSEGAPRPPSFSGVTGTHQACVSRTGLQSDNDVGTFDKCSGSIRLVNETSGGGNYSHIQVPRADLWWYCGGRVLRPTLPRKWTGTCAIVHLAIPFTLAFEKQEQPRSSGRTERALETSFDDNIYLDAIGVPMGVPDEYKTRNQIAAGFESSLFWXVTINKNVDWINYIYYNQQRFINYTRDAVKGIAEQLDATSRMAWENRLALDMMLAEKGGVCVMIGTQCCTFIPNNTAPDGSITRALDGLTTLADELAENSGIDSGLTDWLEAWFGKWKGVVVPFLVSCTVVAGVLTAIGCCVIPCVRGLTQRLIETTLTKRDVPYGQVERMNLEMEQRESLLGGGSIRDGQFDEQARELLNALEKKLTV, translated from the coding sequence ATGGTGTCAGTTGTCCGTGATCCCATTACCCCTGGACAAGATTGTGGGCGGAATCAGTGCAATCCGCTCTACCTGACCATAAAGAACTTGGGAGATAATGGGGCGAGCCTTAATGGAACAATCCTGGGTATTAGAGTTGGGGGCCATACAGGACAGGAGGGAGTGCAGCTGTGCTGCACGTATATCACGGTCATTGAAGCTGAGTCTGGGGGCTCATCCGCCACCGATGAGCAGGGAAAGATTAGAATAATTGAGGTGACGGATTTGGAAAAGACCTTTGAAATAGAAACGGGATACGGGAAGGCGAATGCCTGGATGGCATGGGTCAAATATactgtgaggagcaggaaaaagagTGATTGCTACGCATGCACGAGTGCCCGCCCTAACCCTCAGATGGTCCCATTCCCGCTGGGATGGGAGAAACACCCACGAGCCTTGGACTGCATGGTAAGGCTGTACCAGGACCGGGTGGCCTGGAACGACTCCACTTGTCGACCTTTGTGTTTTACGTTTCCCCCCGACAGGTCTGAGGGGGCGCCCCGCCCGCCATCATTCTCAGGGGTAACGGGTACGCACCAGGCCTGCGTCTCTCGGACGGGACTACAGTCGGACAACGATGTGGGGACATTTGACAAGTGCAGCGGATCAATTCGGCTGGTCAATGAAACTAGCGGGGGCGGGAATTACTCCCACATTCAAGTGCCTAGGGCAGACCTCTGGTGGTACTGTGGTGGGAGGGTTCTGCGACCGACCCTGCCCCGAAAATGGACGGGCACTTGTGCAATCGTTCATTTGGCCATCCCATTCACCCTGGCATTCGAAAAACAAGAGCAACCCCGTTCCAGTGGAAGAACTGAGAGAGctttggagacctctttcgatgaTAACATATATTTAGATGCCATAGGGGTCCCCATGGGTGTTCCTGATGAATACAAGACTAGGAACCAGATAGCGGCGGGTTTTGAGTCGTCACTGTTCTGGTGAGTGACTATCAATAAGAACGTGGATTGGATTAATTATATTTACTACAATCAGCAGAGGTTCATTAATTATACCCGGGATGCAGTGAAAGGAATAGCAGAACAACTGGACGCCACTAGTAGGATGGCGTGGGAAAATAGGTTGGCCTTAGACATGATGTTGGCAGAGAAGGGGGGTGTTTGTGTCATGATAGGCactcagtgctgcactttcatcCCCAACAACACAGCCCCTGATGGGTCCATCACCCGCGCCCTGGATGGACTCACCACATTGGCAGACGAACTGGCCGAAAACTCGGGCATCGACTCTGGCCTCACGGACTGGTTGGAAGCTTGGTTCggtaaatggaagggggtggtcgTTCCCTTTCTTGTCTCATGTACAGTGGTGGCAGGGGTACTCACTGCCATTGGGTGTTGTGTTATTCCCTGCGTCAGGGGATTAACTCAACGACTGATCGAAACCACCCTAACTAAGAGGGATGTTCCCTATGGGCAGGTTGAACGAATGAATCTCGAGATGGAACAACGTGAATCCCTCTTGGGCGGGGGTAGTATTAGAGACGGGCAGTTTGATGAACAAGCTCGGGAGTTATTAAACGCCCTGGAGAAGAAACTTACGGTTTAA